One stretch of Podospora bellae-mahoneyi strain CBS 112042 chromosome 2, whole genome shotgun sequence DNA includes these proteins:
- a CDS encoding hypothetical protein (COG:M; EggNog:ENOG503NYMI) yields MEDYDVIEHSDTALGPEVVARIRDWLQPTDYTAESGEYYRHLSSQAPGTGLWLCQTDEYKKWHGSPDHGSLWIKGVPGAGKSVMAASIIGHLETTENCPVLFFFFRNIVAANYSPRALLQDWLAQLLPFSPKLQLALQSQLNTDLAIISNNDLFDHFLSGISCVPRLYCVADALDEMNTDSRPFLDKFNRLATHRPGSLKLLLTSRPKQYLQSALRDTSIVHISLQRHLVDVDIVSYLNCRLEKLSTLNNAVEKNQLVDLVAKRSGGLFLYAKLTMDQMEEALSRQDRVDICALEASLPTGLEETYANLLQKHRQESQVDLEFQVFLLETITHASRPLRLTELASLAGCLSTINEPLTHWKHLISTCCGPLIQVLESETLQVIHHSFTEFLRGDGRNSPSGTEPSSGFPVINSTIAHKNVASRCLVYVQSLPLPTVKQRRSYREQSDDRRNVCLLHPFFDYAMENWVYHASRYNARDHGFFHTILCFLAPDNLAFWQWTGPPWYWDTGNPSEGIPTALHVAAHAGMYEFCLWLINEQRMSASSIASDHRTPLHRAAEKGHGKVASLLIQYSSDPNPVDIYGLKPIHLAARYNHSNVVSTLLQAGVEPDTPTTNEDDENPGYYDAGRDLRENRPGECAIYYASRYGHLETLEALIPYCAPSALEKMLCECCRFDRTDAAAAVLAHLSIPVDASYSGATALYFACGNTNTDLVQALIDHGADSKALSVLASLAASYGGPAVELSYEEMDEGTEFVFESCWCPDANQAPLHRLVQSWNYNNDAACQVILRILLDAGADMEQLNDDGVTALLLAASFSCRFPFSSSIVPCVPALRALLASGANVKATCPNGNKALHYALGQDQESLEAMRVLLEHEEGQQERRSLDSLHRLGKVGSSDSADSEALSCRFIEYFVQGGLDPGYEFYKGKTMLEAAMYQNPGLFQTLFSLCKDESLKQRCWFALAGKWPSRESCIQYLKIMVAQGMDPNITPEGGQPLYLHFYRYNDLLQALELAGAKASVVDANGNNILHLLCKLGWVERSQLEHFIARGANPLATTLEGDTLLHLVATWYGGWGDQPDLVQWLISLGISADATNTSGQTPLHVHLQHGKNRQQDGHLFIHTNSFFFDAVGSVNLEIPDKNGFNALHLACTKSESDLAILLAAGASLFSRTADGQNALHLACRARKADVVSRVLGLLGDESSNTDGVFNMINKQDNGGRAPLHYACVSGEVETVDILLRSGANVNVEDLHGHTPLHLCAQFRTEPALWDLSGYKRDPDLGGVDDFYLPAMNIIVKMLLDAGADAKGCASRETATPLQMAIDIGCTEFIDAFYAQQDMSVKSGRTLSSDGLSSETARADVASALLNQRLDKYLDGSGKPVLELLLDNPSRYLRLLTPDDAASLINHGFSNNRHDGRYYQVLLEMMQSSEYLLLARQVSGLIHYYSSPDNLRLYLQTVRAQSTTNSWMWTWVGRYFGTRALTPLQIICEAQRPSMVLLRYLLGTLQVDANTRCIMVDRKKGKLISGGTALHRLAVVDFRWKLDATRYLLATGADINALNETGESPLHVAACGGVKDYHRHGPDRFSDNRSLNAVRILLDHGADPDLLDEKGLAAIHKACMHFDQSTSRDIIQELLSKGASALVGVRSPLFEAVRYHNVPAFEVLLEHGLDVNTVYDEGPIIFPQNGDPIDETKPRRRCLLWFMAIVSRWPLARSPATLSMVRIMVEHGADLYLPLNDEEMVCHYLFEFAKREIVEALLQEPCVSRIDFNRPGQSGQTILMAACRRAIEWRPHDLKNGSKPAWLPLQTLRLNLGIKPDATAVDNAGQTSLHHLLQNKVSTEDEILHFMRDEGVASTLLTKDNDGFSPLHYALKLLRPRVCEFLCDKGADIFEPDPSGSFTLHHIAAQCVQTARSFADPTDGAWDWNPISHSTTYFDDYLTLWKRCLKEGASINATDRDGNTPLHVFVVSPDAWTPRKYPGDEDEYDPVACHLKRYKQLFPADSGVDIWASNREGETVLHRIAGHCVGRRWDRLLATHSGRPSDVKHMPHDKQLFEAFLKMGADPLKEDVKGRSALDVAIAWGKKYILDLVALDGGS; encoded by the exons ATGGAGGACTACGATGTTATCGAGCACAGCGACACAGCATTGGGCCCTGAAGTCGTGGCTCGGATACGCGACTGGCTCCAGCCAACCGACTACACAGCCGAATCGGGCGAATATTATCGTCACCTGTCGTCTCAAGCACCCGGCACAGGCCTGTGGCTTTGCCAAACAGACGAGTATAAAAAATGGCACGGCTCACCAGATCATGGCAGCTTATGGATCAAGGGCGTTCCGGGAGCAGGGAAATCTGTCATGGCAGCGAGCATCATCGGGCATCTAGAGACGACAGAGAACTGCCCGgtactcttcttctttttccgaAACATTGTTGCTGCCAACTATTCTCCTCGCGCTCTTCTCCAAGATTGGCTTGCGCAACTTTTGCCCTTCTCTCCCAAGCTCCAGCTCGCACTCCAATCACAGCTGAATACTGACCTGGCAATCATCTCCAACAATGACCTTTTTGACCATTTCCTCAGCGGAATATCCTGTGTCCCAAGACTCTATTGTGTTGCTGATGCCCTGGATGAGATGAACACGGACAGCAGACCATTCCTCGACAAGTTCAACCGCCTCGCCACGCACCGCCCAGGCTCCTTGAAGCTTCTCCTGACCAGTAGACCTAAACAGTATCTCCAGAGCGCGTTGCGAGACACCTCGATTGTGCACATTAGTCTGCAACGGCATCTGGTGGATGTTGACATCGTTTCATATCTCAATTGTCGGCTTGAAAAGCTCTCCACATTGAACAATGCTGTGGAAAAGAACCAGCTTGTTGACTTGGTGGCTAAAAGGTCGGGAGGATTGTTTCTTTATGCCAAGTTGACCATGGACCAGATG GAAGAGGCTTTGTCTAGGCAGGACCGAGTCGACATTTGTGCTCTGGAAGCATCACTCCCCACTGGATTGGAGGAAACATACGCCAACTTGTTGCAGAAACATCGTCAGGAGAGCCAGGTCGACCTCGAGTTCCAGGTTTTTCTCTTGGAAACTATCACCCATGCGTCCCGTCCATTGCGACTAACTGAGCTCGCCAGCCTCGCCGGATGTCTGAGCACCATTAATGAACCTTTGACACACTGGAAACATCTCATTAGTACCTGCTGTGGGCCACTTATTCAGGTGTTGGAAAGCGAGACTCTCCAAGTTATCCACCACTCCTTCACCGAGTTTCTGAGAGGTGACGGCCGAAATAGCCCAAGTGGAACTGAGCCTTCTTCGGGCTTTCCAGTCATTAACTCAACAATTGCCCACAAGAACGTGGCTTCTCGATGCTTGGTGTATGTTCAATCGCTTCCACTCCCGACCGTAAAACAACGCAGGTCATACCGCGAGCAATCTGACGATCGCCGAAATGTCTGTTTACTCCATCCATTCTTCGATTATGCTATGGAGAATTGGGTGTATCACGCGAGCCGATATAATGCGAGAGACCACGGCTTTTTTCACACCATTTTGTGCTTTCTGGCGCCCGATAACCTGGCCTTTTGGCAGTGGACAGGGCCTCCGTGGTATTGGGACACCGGCAACCCCTCTGAAGGGATTCCCACTGCTTTACATGTCGCAGCACACGCTGGGATGTACGAGTTTTGCCTTTGGCTCATAAACGAACAAAGGATGTCTGCTTCGTCAATCGCCAGCGACCATCGAACACCCTTGCACAGGGCGGCAGAAAAAGGTCACGGCAAGGTTGCCTCACTCCTAATCCAATACAGCAGCGATCCGAACCCCGTAGATATATACGGATTGAAGCCTATTCACCTGGCAGCACGTTATAACCACTCTAATGTGGTCTCGACTTTGCTTCAAGCCGGGGTTGAGCCTGACACACCAACAACgaacgaggatgatgaaaaCCCCGGCTACTATGACGCTGGAAGAGATTTGCGAGAAAACAGGCCAGGCGAATGTGCAATCTATTATGCAAGTCGATATGGCCATCTGGAGACACTGGAGGCGCTGATTCCCTATTGCGCGCCGTCTgcgttggagaagatgctCTGCGAATGTTGTCGTTTCGATCGTACTGATGCTGCGGCTGCAGTCTTGGCACACTTGTCTATTCCAGTGGATGCTTCATACAGTGGAGCAACTGCACTCTACTTTGCGTGTGGGAATACCAATACCGACTTGGTCCAAGCCCTTATTGATCATGGTGCCGATTCCAAGGCCCTATCAGTATTGGCATCACTTGCAGCAAGCTACGGCGGGCCGGCGGTAGAGCTCAGCTATGAAGAAATGGATGAAGGAACGGAATTTGTATTCGAGTCCTGCTGGTGTCCGGATGCGAATCAAGCTCCTTTGCATCGCTTGGTCCAAAGTTGGAACTACAACAATGATGCAGCTTGTCAGGTCATCCTTCGAATTCTTTTGGATGCCGGCGCTGATATGGAACAGCTAAACGACGATGGAGTAACTGCGTTACTTTTGGCAGCGTCATTCTCGTGTCGCTTTCCATTCAGTTCATCGATAGTACCGTGCGTGCCTGCTTTGAGGGCTTTACTGGCCTCGGGAGCAAATGTCAAGGCAACCTGCCCTAACGGAAACAAAGCATTGCATTATGCCTTGggacaagaccaagaaaGCCTAGAGGCTATGAGAGTTCTTTTGGAACATGAAGAAGGCCAACAAGAAAGGCGGTCTCTGGACTCACTCCACCGTCTCGGCAAGGTAGGGTCGTCCGACTCGGCTGACAGCGAAGCTCTATCGTGCAGGTTCATAGAGTACTTTGTCCAAGGCGGTCTTGATCCTGGTTACGAATTCTACAAAGGCAAAACTATGTTGGAGGCGGCAATGTATCAAAATCCCGGACTGTTCCAGACCTTGTTCTCCCTCTGCAAGGACGAGTCACTTAAGCAGCGATGTTGGTTCGCTTTAGCAGGCAAATGGCCCAGTAGGGAGAGCTGCATTCAGTATCTCAAGATCATGGTCGCGCAAGGCATGGACCCGAACATCACACCGGAAGGTGGCCAGCCATTATACCTACACTTTTACAGGTACAATGACTTGCTTCAAGCTCTTGAGCTGGCAGGAGCCAAGGCCAGCGTGGTGGATGCCAATGGAAACAATATTTTGCATCTTTTGTGCAAACTTGGCTGGGTGGAACGGTCTCAGCTGGAACACTTTATTGCACGCGGTGCCAACCCTCTTGCTACCACTCTGGAGGGTGATACTTTGCTTCATCTTGTCGCTACGTGGTACGGAGGTTGGGGAGACCAGCCTGACCTTGTACAATGGCTGATTAGCCTCGGAATATCCGCGGATGCTACCAATACCTCTGGACAGACTCCTCTTCATGTGCATCTACAGCATGGTAAAAATCGACAGCAGGATGGccacctcttcatccacacaaattctttcttttttgacGCGGTGGGTTCGGTCAATCTGGAAATTCCTGATAAGAATGGCTTCAATGCTCTTCACTTGGCTTGTACAAAATCAGAAAGCGACCTGGCCATACTGCTCGCTGCTGGAGCAAGCTTATTTTCGCGTACTGCTGATGGGCAGAATGCCCTACACCTTGCATGCCGAGCCAGGAAGGCCGATGTCGTGAGCCGTGTACTTGGGCTGCTTGGGGATGAGAGCAGCAACACGGATGGTGTTTTCAACATGATCAACAAACAGGATAACGGAGGGAGGGCCCCCTTACATTATGCTTGCGTTAGCGGAGAAGTTGAAACTGTGGATATTCTTCTGAGATCTGGAGCCAACGTCAATGTGGAAGATTTGCATGGTCATACGCCACTGCATTTGTGCGCTCAATTCAGGACAGAACCAGCGCTCTGGGACTTGTCTGGATACAAAAGAGATCCTgatcttggtggtgtcgatgaTTTCTATTTACCAGCCATGAACATCATTGTCAAGATGCTTTTGGATGCTGGTGCAGACGCTAAAGGTTGTGCTTCACGTGAGACAGCAACCCCTTTGCAGATGGCTATTGACATAGGCTGTACCGAGTTCATTGACGCATTCTATGCCCAGCAGGACATGTCGGTCAAGTCAGGGAGGACTCTGTCAAGCGATGGCCTCAGCAGCGAAACTGCCAGAGCTGATGTGGCCTCCGCACTGTTAAATCAGCGTCTCGACAAATATCTGGATGGATCAGGGAAGCCTGTGCTCGAATTGCTTTTGGACAATCCCAGCCGATACTTGCGGCTTCTTACACCCGACGATGCAGCAAGTCTGATCAACCACGGATTCAGCAATAACCGGCATGATGGCAGATATTACCAGGTGCTCCTGGAGATGATGCAATCTTCCGAGTATCTACTGTTGGCAAGGCAGGTGTCCGGGCTGATTCATTATTACAGCTCTCCTGACAATCTCAGGCTTTATCTTCAAACGGTGCGAGCCCAGTCAACGACAAATTCCTGGATGTGGACCTGGGTGGGACGTTACTTTGGCACGCGAGCCCTTACCCCTTTACAGATCATCTGTGAAGCACAGCGTCCTAGCATGGTGTTGTTAAGATACTTGCTGGGAACGCTTCAGGTGGATGCCAACACACGGTGCATCATGGTTGACCGGAAAAAGGGAAAGTTAATTTCTGGTGGTACAGCACTTCATCGACTTGCTGTTGTAGACTTCCGGTGGAAGCTGGATGCTACCCGCTACCTGCTCGCCACCGGTGCCGACATCAATGCGCTTAACGAGACTGGCGAGTCACCTCTTCACGTTGCTGCCTGCGGTGGAGTTAAGGATTATCATCGGCACGGGCCAGACCGGTTCAGTGATAACCGGAGTCTCAACGCTGTCCGAATCCTTCTCGATCATGGAGCTGATCCTGATCTCTTGGATGAAAAGGGCCTTGCCGCGATTCATAAGGCATGCATGCACTTCGATCAATCAACAAGTCGCGACATTATCCAAGAGCTTCTTTCCAAGGGGGCAAGTGCCCTGGTTGGCGTCAGAAGCCCTCTGTTTGAAGCCGTACGGTACCACAACGTTCCAGCCTTCGAAGTATTGCTGGAGCATGGACTTGACGTCAATACGGTCTATGATGAAGGACCGATCATATTCCCCCAAAATGGCGACCCGATTGATGAGACAAAGCCTCGACGACGTTGTCTGCTTTGGTTCATGGCCATCGTTTCCCGTTGGCCTCTTGCTAGGTCACCTGCAACCTTGTCAATGGTGCGCATTATGGTCGAACATGGGGCGGATCTGTACCTCCCTTTAAACGACGAAGAGATGGTGTGTCATTATCTCTTCGAGTTCGCAAAACgggagattgtggaggcATTGTTGCAGGAACCCTGTGTCTCACGGATTGACTTCAATCGTCCCGGTCAGTCTGGTCAAACGATCTTGATGGCGGCCTGCAGACGAGCTATCGAATGGAGGCCTCATGACTTGAAGAATGGATCAAAGCCGGCTTGGCTACCGTTGCAAACCCTGAGATTGAACTTGGGGATCAAACCTGATGCTACCGCTGTCGACAATGCTGGCCAGACgtctcttcatcatcttttaCAAAATAAAGTGAGCACGGAGGACGAGATTCTTCATTTTATGAGGGACGAGGGTGTTGCTTCTACTCTCTTGACCAAGGATAACGATGGGTTTTCGCCTCTTCATTATGCCCTCAAGCTGCTCCGGCCGAGAGTGTGCGAGTTTCTTTGCGACAAAGGAGCCGACATTTTTGAACCGGACCCGAGTGGTTCTTTTACTCTTCACCACATTGCGGCACAGTGTGTTCAGACGGCTCGATCATTTGCCGACCCAACGGATGGAGCATGGGACTGGAACCCAATCTCCCATTCAACAACCTACTTTGATGATTACCTGACGCTCTGGAAAAGGTGTCTGAAGGAAGGAGCGTCAATCAACGCAACCGACCGAGATGGAAACACACCGTTGCACGTTTTTGTAGTGTCTCCAGACGCATGGACACCGCGTAAATACCcaggggatgaggatgagtaTGATCCTGTGGCGTGCCATTTGAAGCGGTACAAGCAGCTTTTCCCGGCAGACAGTGGTGTTGATATATGGGCTTCCAAtcgggagggggagacggTCTTGCATAGAATTGCTGGTCACTGTGTGGGAAGACGATGGGATAGACTCCTGGCGACACATTCTGGGAGACCGTCGGATGTGAAGCACATGCCGCATGATAAACAGCTTTTTGAAGCGTTTTTGAAGATGGGGGCGGATCCATTGAAGGAGGatgtgaaggggaggagtgCGCTGGATGTGGCGATTGCTTGGGGGAAGAAGTATATTTTGGACTTGGTTGCTTTGGATGGCGGGTCTTAA
- a CDS encoding hypothetical protein (EggNog:ENOG503P5PY): MPSTTQAKVKQQPVAVASSTSKKVPAASVSKAVKTTTSSSSKPTTTSSTKPTAKSSTKPKDVTSYATSKSPAQARSAAKKLAPAVASTPATQSSPKPNFRPVTMTAHTKKALGVSSPSSVNKSVPIGQVKTTAAVRSPVPARPAPTAARVPAASPVMPKTATSQTKTKPAVSAAPVKASPQPPAVTQTQNPTPRKKKYAPEAHIPTSNFTKQLSNTVGGVAQGVGRTVGGVGQGVGRTVGGVTQGVGQTASGLTTDALDTLNRTTNSLGRGDLYGTVGGVAGGVGNTVGNTTKNLGGAVGGVTRGLGDTVNQTTDGLGNAIGGPVGGLTKGVGGAVGGVTRGVGDTVGGVTRGLGNTVGNTTGALGRGDLGGVVGGLVGGLGETVGEVGKGVGGILSPVLGGVLGGGK, encoded by the exons ATGCCGAGCACTACCCAAGCCAAGGTTAAGCAACAGCCGGTTGCGGTGGCGT CATCGACGTCGAAGAAGGTACCGGCTGCGTCTGTCtccaaggctgtcaagacAACGACATCGTCGTCTTCAAAGCCTACCACAACATCGTCCACCAAGCCTACCGCAAAATCGTCAACCAAGCCTAAAGATGTGACCTCTTATGCCACCAGCAAAAGCCCAGCCCAGGCGAGGTCCGCAGCTAAGAAGCTGGCACCGGCTGTCGCATCCACGCCGGCAACACAGTCCTCCCCAAAGCCTAACTTCAGACCAGTCACCATGACAGCTCATACGAAGAAGGCTCTTGGGGTGTCCAGCCCGTCCAGCGTCAATAAGTCGGTGCCCATCGGACAGGTCAAGACCACTGCCGCTGTTCGATCTCCTGTCCCTGCCCGGCCTGCTCCCACTGCTGCGCGAGTCCCAGCCGCCTCCCCAGTCATGCCAAAGACTGCGACTTCCCAGACCAAGACAAAGCCTGCTGTTTCTGCTGCTCCAGTCAAGGcctctcctcaacctcctgcCGTTACTCAAACCCAGAATCCCACGCCCCGAAAGAAGAAGTACGCCCCTGAAGCTCACATCCCAACCTCAAACTTCACCAAACAGCTCTCCAACACCGTTGGAGGTGTGGCTCAGGGTGTAGGGAGAACCGTCGGCGGCGTGGGTCAAGGCGTGGGGAGAACTGTCGGGGGAGTCACGCAAGGAGTTGGGCAGACAGCGTCTGGCCTGACCACTGATGCACTTGACACCCTGAACCGCACTACCAACTCGCTCGGTCGGGGTGATCTCTATGGCACTGTCGGGGGAGTTGCAGGCGGTGTCGGGAATACTGTCGGGAACACTACCAAGAAccttggtggtgctgtcggGGGAGTTacgagagggttgggggataCTGTCAATCAGACTACGGACGGGCTAGGGAATGCGATCGGGGGACCTGTTGGTGGGTTGACgaaaggggttgggggtgctgttgggggggttacgaggggggtgggggatacGGTTGGGGGTGTTACGAGGGGATTGGGAAATACGGTTGGGAATACTACTGGTGctttggggagaggagacttgggaggtgtggttgggggtttggttggtgggttgggggagacagttggggaggttggaaagggggtgggagggattTTGAGTCCAGTATTGGGG